The sequence CTCAGGCGTCGCCCAGGCGACGGTAGATGTCCTGCAGGGCCTCCTCGGCGTCGTTCAAGGCCTTGCCGGTGTCGCTGTGCGGGCCGGGGACGACCGAGACCATGATCCAGTCGGCGCCGTGGCAGCCCTGGGTCCTCGCCATCACGACCCTCCCGTCCCGAGTCTCGAGCTCGCGGAACCCGCCGGGGCCGAGGCGGCACGCTGCCCCCGACCAGTGACGGTTCAGCTGTCCAGCCGGACTGGCTGCCAGCGGTAGGCGGCGTCCTCCTGCCAGCACTGCAGCTCGTCCTCGACGACCGCGGCCAGGCACAGCCGCCAGTCGTCGCCGACCGACAGGGCGACCCGGGTGGCCGGCCGCAGCGTGGGCCGCCACCAGCGGGGGCGCCGCGCCCCGCCGGACGCGGGCAGGCGCAGTCGGACGCCTCCGGTGCCGGCCAGCGCGATCGTCGGGCCGCCGCGGTGGCCGGCCATCGCCACGCCGAGGGCCGGCTCGGACTCGCCGATCTCGGCCAGCGCCGCGCCGCCGCCGAGCGCGTACAGCCGGGCCGCGCCGTCAGGGCCGAGGATCACGGCCTGCGGCCCGGCGGAGGACCGGGCCAGCGCGGCGCCGCGGGCCCGGGCCGGTGCGGCGATTCGCTCGGGCGGGCTGTCGGAGCCCACCTGCCAGCAGAACACCCGGTCCCGGTGCTCCACTAGGACGGACCACGTCCCGACGCGCACCTCGGTGGCGGCGAGCACCCGGTCGGCCGGGCAGCCGGGCAGCTCCTGCGCGGTGACGGTGACCCCCGGTGACCAGCGGAAGGACTGCAGGACGCCGGCCCGGGCCGTCCAGGCGACCAGCTCTCCGGAGGCGTTGACCGCACCGGCCGCACCGGCGACGCCGCGCGCCACCTCCCACCAGCCGGAGCGGTTGCCCACCCAGAGCGCGCCTGCGCCGTCCTCCGCGAAGACGGCGAGCTCCGCTGCCCGGCCGGGCCGCCCGGCCACGATCTCCCGCACCGTCGGCGGGCCCTGGTTGGTGCGGGTCGCCGGGAGCTCCGGCGGCGAGAGCCCGGGGCCGGTGTAGCCCACGCCGTCCGAACCGCCGGAGACCACCAGCGGCCGGCCCGCGGTGTCCGGCAGCACGGCCAGGCAGGAGGTGCGCGGCAGTGGCCGGTGCGCGCGCAGGAGTTCGCGTCCGCGGGCGGCCCAGGGGCCGAGCGGGGCGGGGCGGCGGTCCGGGTCGTGGTGCAGCGGTTCGGCGGCCCAGTCGGCCAGGTCCTCGCTGAATCCGGCTGCCACCAGTTCGCGGCGGGCCTGCTCGGCGGCCGTCCGCTGGTCCAGCCGGCCGTGCTCGGGCAGCAGCAGGCTGCGGGCCAGCGTGCCCACCGCGAACAGGTCCTTGGCGGTGGCCGGGAAGCCGCCGACCTGTTCGACCTCCGGCGGCACGTGCCCGGGGGTGAAGACCGCCACCGTCAGCGTCCGGTCCAGCGGCGCCAGGAAGGTCAGGTCGATCAGCTTGACCCGGCCCTCCGGCTCCACCAGCACGTTGGCGGGCGAGATGTCGCGGTGCACCCAGCGCTTGCGGTGGAGTTCGTCGACGATCCGGCAGAGCCGGACCAGCACCTCGGCCACGGCCGGCAGGCCGTCGCGGTTGTCCCGCGCCCACCGGTGCAGCGGGACGCCCTCGACCCACGGGGAGATCTGGTAGCCCAGGACCCCGTCACCGGGCGGGCTGCCCGGCCGGTGCGGCGAGGGGCCCAGCAGGAAGCTCGGTACCACCAGGTCGGTGACGGCCAGGCGGTGGGCGTTGTGCGAGACGTCGTCCCAGCGGCCGAGCCAGCGGCGCACCTCGGACGGGTCGCGCTCCAGCATGATCTTCGCCGCGACGAGCTCCTTGAGCCCGCTGCGGCCGGTGCGCACG comes from Streptomyces sp. TLI_235 and encodes:
- a CDS encoding protein kinase-like protein produces the protein MSESRWVPGLRFGPEFDPEQYELLEFHHRGGEAEVWRAVRTGRSGLKELVAAKIMLERDPSEVRRWLGRWDDVSHNAHRLAVTDLVVPSFLLGPSPHRPGSPPGDGVLGYQISPWVEGVPLHRWARDNRDGLPAVAEVLVRLCRIVDELHRKRWVHRDISPANVLVEPEGRVKLIDLTFLAPLDRTLTVAVFTPGHVPPEVEQVGGFPATAKDLFAVGTLARSLLLPEHGRLDQRTAAEQARRELVAAGFSEDLADWAAEPLHHDPDRRPAPLGPWAARGRELLRAHRPLPRTSCLAVLPDTAGRPLVVSGGSDGVGYTGPGLSPPELPATRTNQGPPTVREIVAGRPGRAAELAVFAEDGAGALWVGNRSGWWEVARGVAGAAGAVNASGELVAWTARAGVLQSFRWSPGVTVTAQELPGCPADRVLAATEVRVGTWSVLVEHRDRVFCWQVGSDSPPERIAAPARARGAALARSSAGPQAVILGPDGAARLYALGGGAALAEIGESEPALGVAMAGHRGGPTIALAGTGGVRLRLPASGGARRPRWWRPTLRPATRVALSVGDDWRLCLAAVVEDELQCWQEDAAYRWQPVRLDS